A genomic region of Xiphophorus couchianus chromosome 18, X_couchianus-1.0, whole genome shotgun sequence contains the following coding sequences:
- the LOC114161770 gene encoding olfactory receptor 11A1-like: MMTNSSQVLFFFLTAYIDSGVLAYLYFTAVLLLYILIIVSNVLLIAVICVNQSLHEPMYMFLCSLFVNELYGSSGLFPFLLVQILSHLHSVAAPFCLLQVFIVHSYGAVEFLNLAVMSYDRYLAICYPLQYNTRMTPTKIAALIAVSWLYPFVAMSFMMSLVPVKLCRNQINKVYCDMHSLVKLACSDAALTNIYGLIATFSTIFISLLLILYSYIKILAVCFSGSKQTRQKAVNTCTPHLASILNFTCAGSFEISQSRFDMSFLPNVLRIFLSLYFLTAQPLFNPLMYGLKMSKIRNICKSLIMNTDY; encoded by the coding sequence ATGATGACAAACTCTTCACAGGTTTTATTCTTCTTCCTGACTGCTTATATTGACTCTGGGGTTCTGGCGTATTTATATTTCActgctgttttgcttttgtatattttaatcaTCGTTTCCAACGTCCTGCTGATCGCGGTGATCTGTGTGAACCAGAGTTTACATGAACCCATGTACATGTTCCTCTGCAGCCTGTTTGTGAACGAACTGTACGGCAGCTCAGGCTTGTTTCCCTTCCTGCTGGTTCAGATCCTCTCTCATCTTCACTCAGTTGCTGCTCCGTTCTGCTTGCTTCAGGTTTTTATCGTCCATTCGTATGGGGCTGTTGAATTTCTAAACCTAGCTGTCATGTCGTATGACCGCTACCTCGCTATCTGCTACCCTCTGCAGTACAACACCAGGATGACACCAACCAAGATCGCAGCGCTCATTGCTGTGAGCTGGCTGTATCCGTTTGTGGCGATGTCCTTCATGATGTCTCTGGTGCCAGTGAAGCTGTGTAGGAACCAGATTAACAAAGTCTACTGTGACATGCACTCTCTGGTCAAACTGGCCTGTTCAGATGCAGCATTAACCAACATTTATGGACTCATTGCTACGTTCAGCACCATCTTCATCTCTTTGCTCCTGATCCTCTACAGCTACATCAAGATCCTGGCTGTGTGTTTCTCTGGGTCCAAACAGACCCGTCAGAAGGCTGTGAACACCTGCACACCTCACCTGGCCTCCATCTTGAACTTCACCTGTGCTGGGAGTTTTGAGATTTCCCAGAGCAGATTTGATATGAGTTTTCTGCCAAATGTTCTGCGGATTTTTCTGTCGCTTTACTTCCTGACTGCCCAGCCTCTTTTTAACCCACTGATGTACGGTCTGAAGATgtcaaaaatcagaaatatttgtaaaagtcTAATTATGAATACAGACTACTGA
- the LOC114161768 gene encoding olfactory receptor 49-like translates to MNVSQVSYFTLSAYFDIGLFKYVVFLVIMCVYMFIIGSNVLLIAVICVNRTLHEPMFLFLCSLFVNQLYGSSGLFPFLLVQILSDVHSVSVPLCFLQIFCLYMYANVEFYTLAVMSYDRYLAICHPLHYSTQMQMSKVSRLVVFSWFIPLLNIIVMISLNASSGLCGNIIDKVFCVNYYVTKLLCSGATASNVYGLVYTFSVLPSLAALILYTYVKILKVCFSGSKQTRQKAISTCTPHLASVLNFFFGSFFEILQSRFDLSRLPAVLRIVLSLYFVTCQPFFNPLVYGLKLGKIRLACKTLFFHRRKPA, encoded by the coding sequence ATGAACGTTTCGCAGGTTTCATATTTCACTCTGAGCGCCTACTTTGACATCGGCCTGTTTAAGTACGTCGTTTTCCTGGTTATCATGTGTGTTTATATGTTCATTATCGGCTCCAACGTCCTGCTGATCGCGGTGATCTGTGTGAACCGGACCTTACATGAACCCATGttcctgttcctctgcagcctgTTTGTGAACCAACTGTACGGCAGCTCAGGCTTGTTTCCCTTCCTGCTGGTCCAGATCCTCTCGGACGTTCACTCCGTTTCTGTTCCTCTCTGCTTCCTGCAGATCTTCTGTCTCTACATGTACGCGAACGTTGAGTTTTATACCCTAGCCGTCATGTCTTATGACCGATATCTGGCCATCTGCCACCCTCTGCACTACAGCACACAGATGCAGATGAGCAAAGTCAGCAGGCTGGTTGTGTTTTCTTGGTTCATTCCTCTGCTGAACATAATTGTGATGATTTCACTGAACGCGTCCTCTGGGTTGTGTGGAAACATAATCGATAAAGTTTTCTGTGTTAATTATTATGTGACAAAGTTGCTGTGCAGCGGCGCGACAGCCAGTAACGTCTACGGACTGGTCTACACCTTCTCTGTGCTGCCCAGCCTCGCCGCGCTCATCCTCTACACCTACGTGAAGATcctgaaagtttgtttttctggatcCAAACAGACGCGTCAGAAAGCGATCAGCACCTGCACGCCTCACCTGGCGTCAGTCCTCAACTTCTTCTTTGGCTCTTTCTTTGAGATTCTGCAGAGCAGGTTTGACTTGAGCAGACTCCCTGCTGTCCTGCGTATTGTTTTATCTCTGTACTTTGTCACCTGTCAGCCATTTTTTAACCCGCTTGTATACGGGTTAAAACTGGGAAAAATACGCCTGGCTTGTAAAACTCTCTTCTTTCATCGTAGAAAACCTGCTTAA